Below is a window of Burkholderia multivorans ATCC BAA-247 DNA.
CGCCCCGAGCCGAGCAGTCCGGCCAACCCGACGATTTCGCCGGGCCGCACGTCGAGGTCGAGCGCGCTGATCATGCCGCGCCGGCCGACCTGCTGCATCGACAGGAACGGCGCGCTCGCGCCGCCGCGCGCCGCCTCGACCGCACGCGCCTGCAACGCATCGGACAATCGTTCGCGGCCCGTCATCTTCGCGACGAGCGCATCGACCGGCAGATCGCGCGCGAGATACTCGCCTTCGCGCTCGCCGTTGCGCATCACGGTGATGCGGTCGGAGATCGCATAGGTCTGTTCGAGAAAATGCGTGACGAACAGGATCGCGATGCCCGACGCCTTCAATCGGCGCAGCACGTCGAACAGCCGCGCGACCTCGCCGTCGTCGAGGCTCGACGTCGGTTCGTCGAGAATCAGCACGCGCGCCTCGACCGACACCGCACGCGCAATCGCCACCATCTGCTGCACCGCGATCGGATACGCGTCGAGCGAGCGCGTGACGTCGAGCGACAGATCCAGTTCCGCGAGCGCAGCGCGCGCACGCGCATGGATCGTCTTCCAGTCGATCGCGCCGCGCCGCATCGGCTGCCGGCCCGCGAAGATGTTCTCCGCGACCGACAGGTTCGCGCACAGGTTCACTTCCTGGTACAGCGTCTGGATGCCGGCCGCCTCGGCCTCGCGCGGCGCGGCGAAACGCACCGGCGCGCCGCCGACGCGAATCTCGCCCGCATCGTGCGCATGCACGCCGGTCAGCACGTTGATCAGCGTCGATTTGCCCGCGCCGTTCTGGCCCATCAGCGCATGGATTTCGCCGGGAAACAGCCGGAAGTTCACCTGCTGCAGCGCCCGGACACCCGGAAACGCCTTGTCGATGCCGGTCATCTCGACCACCGGCGAATTCGTCATGGATCGCCCTCGATTCGATGGAGTTGGCGGACGGCGGCCGTTGCGCCGCCGCCGGCGCCGTCGGCGGTGCTCAGTACTTGCGGGTCGGCAGCACTTGCGCCGCGACATTCATCGGGAACACCGTCTCGTTCGTGACGATCCGCTTCGGCAGCTGCTTGCCGGCCACGACGTCCTTCACGGCCGTCATCAGCTGCGGCCCGAGCAGCGGGCTGCACTCGACGTCGACGTTGATCTTGCCGGCGATCATCGCCTGGAAGCCGCCCTTCGTCGCATCGAACGACACGACGCTGACGTCCTTGCCGGGCTTCATCCCGGCCTCTTCCATCGCCTGGATCGCGCCGAGCGCCATGTCGTCGTTGTGCGCGTAGACGACGTTGATCTGCTTGCCGTATGTCTTCGCGAACGCTTCCATCACCTGCTTGCCGCCGGCGAGCGTGAAGTCGCCGCTTTGCGATGCGATCACCTTGAACTTCGGATTGTTCTTGATCACCTCGAGCAGGCCCGCGCGGCGATCATTGGCCGGCGCGGAACCGACCGTGCCCTGCAGTTCGACGATATTGATCGGGCCCGCGTCGTTCTTGTAGCGCTCCTCGAGCCAGTGGCCGGCGCGCCGCCCTTCCTCGAGGAAGTCCGAACCGATCATCGTCACGTAGAGCGACGGGTCCTTCACGTCGACCGCGCGGTCGGTCAGGATCACCGGAATGTGCGCGGCCTTCGCTTCGGTCAGCACGGGCTCCCAGCCCGACTCGACCACCGGCGAGAACGCGATCACGTCGACCTTCTGCGCAATGAACGAACGGATCGCGCGAATCTGGTTCTCCTGCTTCTGTTGTGCATCGGAAAACTTCAGGTTGATGCCGGCTTCCTTGGCGGCGCTCTTGACCGACACCGTGTTCGCGGTGCGCCACGCGCTTTCCGCGCCGACCTGCGAGAACCCGAGCGTGATCGGCTTTTGCTGCGCGTATGCGCCGGATGCCAGCATGGCCGTCGCGGCCACGAGCGCGCCGGCCGCGAGCTTCCTGATGATCGTCATGTTGCGTCTCCGATGATGTCGTTGTGTATCGCGGCGACGGCCGTGTGCTGCGCTGTTCTGATTCTGACGGCCGCGTGCGGACGGGGCGGCGGTTGATGGGCCCCGGATCAGTCTAGAAACAAGTCCGATAACCTGCCAATGAAATATTGGATTGAATCAATATCCGAATTGGCATACGTATAAACACCTAAGCGTGTCGCGACACGCGTCGCGGCGTTGCCCGAACGGCGCACGCATCTTGCTCCACCGACCTGCGCACGCCGCGCGGTGCGGCACACATCCGATCGCCACGAACCTCACAGGAGACAAGAACGATGGTCGCAGCGCTTCCCCGCAGCTTGCCGTGCATCGCCGCATGAAGCCGCGCGCGCCCCGCTCCGCGGCCGGCGACGGCATGCGCATGTCCGACGCGCGCGCGGCCGCCACGCTGCGCCACGTCGACGACCGGCAGCCGGGCTACACGCGTCGTCGCGTCCGCAACGGCTTCGCGTATTACACGCAGGACGGCGAACGGATCCGCGATCCGGACGAGATCGCGCGGATCAACGCGCTCGCGATTCCGCCCGCGTACACCGACGTCTGGATCTGCGCGGACCCGCGCGGCCATCTGCAGGCGACCGGCCGCGACGCGCGCGGGCGCAAGCAGTACCGCTACCACCCGCAGTGGCGGGCGACGCGCGACGCGAACAAGTATGCGCGGATGGCCGCGTTCGCGCTCGCGCTGCCGCGCATCCGCGCACGCGTCGCACGCGACCTCGCGCGACCGGGGATGCCGCGCGAGAAGGTCGTCGCGACGATCGTCCGGCTGCTCGACACGACGCTCGCGCGCATCGGCAACGCGGAATACGCGCGCGAGAACGAGTCGTACGGGCTGACGACGCTGCGCAAGCGGCATCTGAAGATCGAATCGGGGCAAGTGCGGCTGCGCTTCGTCGGCAAGAGCGGCGTCGAGCACGACGTGACGGTCGACGATCCGCGCGTCGCGCGAATCGTGCGGCGCTGCGCGGAGCTGCCGGGACACGAGCTGTTCCAGTACGTCGACGACGACGGCGAACGCCATTCGATCGGCTCGGCGGACGTGAACGACTATCTGCGCGAGGTCGCCGGCGCGGAATTCACCGCGAAGGACTACCGGACCTGGGCCGGCAGCGTGCAGGCGCTCGCGCTGCTGCGCCGCGCGCCGCACGGCGGTGTCACGGAGGCCCGCAAGCAGATCGTCGAGACCGTGCGCGCGGTCGCCGACATGCTGCACAACACGCCGGCCGTGTGCCGGCGCTGCTACATCCACCCCGACGTGCTCGAGATGTACGAGTCGGGGCGGCTCGATACGCTCGTGATCCGGCGCGCGCCGCGCGGGCTGCGCGCCGACGAAGCGGCGTTCGCGGCGCTCGTGGCCGGTGCGGCGCGGCGCGCCGCAAAAACCGCGCGCAGTTAGCCGCGCGAGCGCGCGATCGAGTTCGCGACGCTGCGAAAGACGAGCGGCTGTTCGTCGCGCGGCGTCGCACGGCGCGCGAGCCGGACCGCGTGCTCCACGCGGCCGTGATGCGCGGACTTTGCGCATACCGGGTCCGCCTCGGCCGGATCGCCGGCGAGCAGGTATGCCTGACAGCGGCATCCGCCATGATCCACATGGCGCTCGTCGCAGCTGCGGCACGGCTCGCGCATCCAGCCGTCGCCGCGAAATGCGTTGAACGCCTCGCTGTCGTACCAGATCTCCTTCAGCGAGCGCTCGCGCACGTTCGGCAGCGCGAGCCCCGGCAGCGCACGCGCGGCATGACACGGCAGCGCGGTGCCGTCCGGTGCGACGCCGAGGAACACCGAGCCCCAGCCGTTCATGCATGCTTTCGGACGCTGCTCGAAATAATCGGGCACGACGAACAGGATCTTGCAACGCTCGCCGACGAGCTTCCGGTAGCGGTTCACCGTCTCCTCCGCATCGCGCAACTGCTCGGCGGTCGGCATCAACTGGTCGCGATTGAGCATCGCCCAGCCGTAGTACTGCGTGTTCGCGAGTTCGAGAAAATCCGCGCCGAGGTCGAGCGCCATTTCGATGATGCGGTCGACGTGCGGCAGGTTGTAGCGATGCAGCACGCAGTTCAGCACCATCGGATAGCCGTGCGACTTGATCAGGCGCGCGACGCTGCGCTTCAGCTCGAACGTTCGCGTACTGGTCAGGAAGTCGTTCAGCTCGCGCGTCGAATCCTGCAGCGACAGCTGGATATGATCGAGCCCGGCCGCCTTCAGCCGCTCGATGCGCGCGGCGGTCAGGCCGATGCCCGACGTAATGAGGTTCGTGTAGAAGCCGAGCGCGCGTGCGTGCTCGACCAGCGTTTCGAGATCGTCGCGCTGCAGCGGCTCGCCGCCGGAAAAACCGAGCTGCGCGGCGCCGAGCGCGCGCGCGTCGGCGATCACGGTGCGCCACGTGTCGGTGTCGAGTTCCGCGCCGTGCGTCGCGAAGTCGACCGGGTTGTAGCAGAACGCGCAATGCAGCGGGCAGCGGTAGGTGAGCTCGGCGAGCAGCCACAGCGGCGGCGACGGTGACGGTGACGGCCGGTTCGGATCGCGCGTCATGTCAGTCCAGCCAGCCGCGCAGTCGCGCATGATCGAGGAAGCGATAAACGTCCGACGCGAGATCGGATGTGCTGAACAGCCGTTCGAGTTCGCCGATGATCTCGTCGAGTTCGCGCGTGCCGTCGCAGCGCGCGAGTATCTCGCCCGCGCTCGGATTGAGCTTCACCATGCCCTCGGGATACAGCAGCACGTAGGCATCCTGGGCCGCCTCCCATTGCAGGCGGTACATGCCCCTCAGCGTGGGGCGCAGCGGCACGCCGCTGACGTCGACGGAATTCATGCGCAATACGCCTTTTCAATGGCATCGAGGATCGACCACAGCACGTCGAGCTTGAACGTCAGAATCTCGAGTGCGCGCCGCTGCGCGGCCGCGGTCGTGAAATGGGCGAGCGTGACCGCGAGGCCGTGTTCGACGTCGCGCTGCGCAAGCGGCACGCGGCTGCGGAAATACTGCAGACCGTCGGCGTCGATCCACGGATAGTGCGACGGCCAGCCGGCGAGCCGGTCGAGATGGATCTGCGGCGCGAACATCTCGGTCAGCGACGAGCACACCGCCTCCTGCCACGTCGCGCGACGCGCGAAGTTCACGTACGCGTCGACGGCAAAGCGCACGCCGGGCAGCACGTGCTCGAGCGACCACAGCGACGCGCGGTCGAGGCCGACCGCCTCGCCGAGCCGCACCCACGCTTCGATGCCGCCGGCATCGTCGCCGTGCCCGTCGTGGTCGAGGATGCGCTGCACCCACAGCCGGCGCGTGTCGCGGTCCGGACAGTTCGACAGGATCGCCGCGTCCTTCAGCGGAATGCTGATCTGATAGTAGAAGCGGTTCGCGACCCAGCCGCGAATCTGCGCGGGCGTGCAGGCGCCCGTGTTGAGCCGCCGGTTGAACGGATGATGAATGTGATAGCGCGATTCGAGCGCGCGCAGACGCGCCTCGAATTCGTCGGCGCTCCACGGGCTCGCGTGCAGCGCCGCCGCGGAAATCGGTGCGTTCATGGTCATACCTCGAAATGCATCCCGTCGTGCGCGACCTCGATCCCGTGCCCGTGCAGATGCGCGCGCTCGGCCGAAGCGGGATCGAGAATCGGGTTCGTGTTGTTGATATGCGTGAGCACCTTGCGCGTCTGTGCCGGCAACGCGCGCAGCCGGTCGATCATCCCCGGCCGCATGCCGTCGCCGCGTTGCGCGAGATGGCCCATGTCGGCCGCGTGCTTCGCCGACAGGCCGAGCTCGATCATCTCCGTGCCGGTCCAGAACGTGCCGTCGACGAGGACGAGATCGGCGCCCTGCATCGCGGCCTGCACGCGATCGTCGATGTCGGCAAGGCCCGGCGCGTAGAACGCGCGCCGTCCGCTCGCGACGTCCTCGATCAGTAGCGCGACGTTGTCGCCCGGCACGGCGGCCGCACGTCGCGGCGAATACGGCGGCGCCTTGCTGTCGACCGGCACCGCGGTAAAGCGGATGCCGCCCGCGCCCGGAATCGCGAACGGTTCGTGCAGCGCGATGGTGTGCGCGTCGACGCCGCAGTAGTGGCCGAGCAGCGGCACGAGCGGCAGCGCGGTCGAGAGATCGTCGAGCACCGGCGCGCTCGCATACAGCGGCAGCGGCGACGTACGTTCGCGCAGCATGAGCAGCCCCGTCACGTGATCGATCTGTGCATCGCACAGCACGACCGCGACGATCCCGCTGTCTCGCACGGCGCGCGCCGGCTGCAGTTCGGGCGCGGCGCGCAGCTGCGCGAGGATGTCGGGCGATGCGTTGACGAGCACCCAGTCGACGCCGTCGCTGCTGACGGCGATCGACGACTGCGTGCGCGGCACGATGCCGTCGGTGCCGGCGCGCGCGCGACGGCAGTTCGCGCAATTGCAGTTCCATTGCGGCAGTCCGCCGCCTGCGCCCGATCCGAGGATCCTGATCTTCATCGATGCGTGCTCCGATGCCGGCCGCCGCCTGCGCGGCAGGCGGCGGCGCGGCGTACGCCGATCAGCGGTTGGCGATATACATCGTGATTTCGAAACCGAAGCGCAGATCGGTATAGGCGGGGGTCGTCCACTGCATGGCATGTCTCCTTGTTCAGTTGAGTTGCATCGAATGAACCGCGTCGATCGGCGGTCGATCACTATCCAGCAAGGAGCGTGCCGGGCGGGCGTATCGCCTGTGCGACGACGTGCGGATGCCGCCGCGCGGTCGTTGCGGCGACAACCTTACGAATCACCCACAAAACGGTTTCAATTGCCGTCGGCGCAGGCGGCGGGCGGCAGGCGTCCGGCTGCGCGACTGTTGAATCCTTGAACACCGGTGTTGCAAGCTGACACAGCGGGTGTGACAGTGAGGCCGCCCTTCAGTGTTCGTCCGTGCGCAGCGGCGCGGTGCCGACGGACGGCATCTTCCGGTAGATCGTGTTGCGCGACACGCCGAGCGCGCGCGCGGCCGCCGACACGTTGCCGCCGTGCCGCGCGAGCGCCGCGGCGATCGCGCACGCCGCGACGTCCTGCAGCCGCGCATCGCCGGTCGCCAACGGATCGGGCGCGGCGTGCGGCGATGCAGCGCCGTCGTGCGCGCAGTGCGCGTCGTCGCGCCGCAGGTCGTCGAAAAAGTCTTCGGGCAAGTGCTCGCAGCGGATCTCCCCGTCGTCGTCGACCATCGCGGCGGCGGTACGCAGCAGGTTCGCGAGCTGGCGGAAATTGCCGGGCCACGCGCAGCGCTCGAACAGCGCCATCACGTCGGGCGCGACGCTCAGCGGCCGCCGGCCGGGGCCCGACAGCGTCTCGCGCTGCAGCATCTTCTGCACGACCACCGCGAGATCGGTGCGGTCGCGCAGCGGCGGCAGCCGGACGACGAGGCCGTTCAGCCGGTAGTACAGATCCTCGCGGAAGCGGTTCTGCGCGATCATCTCGCGCAAATCGCGGTGCGTCGCGCAGATGATCGCAATGTCCACGCCGATCGCCTTCGTCGAGCCGAGCGGATTGACGATGCGCTCCTGCAGTACGCGCAGCAGCCGCACCTGCAGCGGATACGGCATGTCGCCGATCTCGTCGAGAAACAGCGTGCCGCCGTTCGCCTGCAGCAGCTTGCCGGTCGCGCCCTTGCGGCGCGCGCCCGTAAACGCGCCCTCCTCGTAGCCGAACAGCTCCGACTCGATCAGCGTCTCCGGAATCGACGCGCAGTTCACCGCGACGAACGGCCCGTCGCGACGCGGCGAGTCGTTGTGGATCGCCTGCGCGAGCAGTTCCTTGCCGGTGCCGGTCTCGCCCGTGATCAGCACCGGAATGTCCTTGCCGATCACCTTGCGCACCTTCGCGATCACGGCCGCGACCTGCGGATCGCCGGTGTCCAGATAGCTGAGCCGCGACAGGCTCGCGGCGCCGTGTGAGGCCGCGGGCCGCGCGGCCGGCACGGCGCCGCCGTCGTGCACGTCGGCCGGGCGGCTGCCCTCGGCGCGCAGCGCACGCCGGAACTGCACGCGCGCACAAACGACCGCGCCGTTGCCGAGATTGAGCATCACGTGCGGCTCGGTGCTCGCGCGCATCCGGTCGATCAGCTGCGCGCTCGTCACGTCGAACAGCGACGCCAGCGTATGCGCACGCAACGCCGACAGCGGCATGCCGAGCTGGAACTGCGCGCTGCGGTTCGCGGACAGAAAGCGGCCGTCGGCGGTGAACGCGACGATCCCTTCCATCAGCGTGCCGAGAAACTCCGGCCGGCCGTGAAACGACACCTGCAGCGTCTCCTGGAACGTCGTCGTGAACAGATGGTTCTCGATCATCTGCACCGACATCTTCGCGAGCGCCATCGTGTGCTGGTGATAGCTGCGATGGTCGCCCGTCACGTCGAGCACGCCAATCACGTCGCCGTACGGATCGAGAATCGGCACGCTCGAACAGGTCAGGAAATGGTTCGCCGCGAGAAAGTGCTGGTCGCCGTGCACGACCATCGGACAGAGCTCGGCCAGCGCCGTGCCGATCGCGTTGGTGCCCTGCCGGTCCTCCGCCCAGTTCGCGCCGGGGCGCAGCGCGACGCGCTCCGCACGGCGCAGGAAGTCGTCGTCGCCGATCGAATGCAGGATCAGCCCTTCCGCGTCGGTCAGCACGATCATGCTCTGCGTATTGACGATCTGCTCGTGCAGCGTCTCCATCACCGGCATCGCGTGCACGCACAGCACGCGGTTCTGCTCGCGCTTGAGCGCGAGTTCGGTGGCGGACAGCACATCGTAGTCGGGGCGTGCGGACGCCTGCAGGCCGAACGTCTCGGACCGCTGATGGGACTTCCGGATCGTGGGCGTCGGCCAGCCGGGCGCTTGCGCAGCCCGTGTATCGGCGGCCGGATGAACGTCGTCGCGCATTGTCTCCTCCGGGGATCCTTCCGGTCGGTTGCCGGACTCTTCTGTCCCGATACAAGCAAACATCGGGCCATCGAGGCGATCGCGGCGCGATGTCGTGACGCGTGCGGACCGTACCGGCGATTCGAAAGGTCATTGAAAGACGATCAACGGTTGTCGCGGTCGCACAGGCCGTGATGAGCACATGATGCGCACGACGCGACGCTGACGAACCCCGCCATGCACGTCGCCGCGCGCGAAGCCCGCTTCGATTTGCGCATGTGTTGCCATGCCGCTCGCGCCTTGGCGCGCCGCCGCCACCCGCGTTCCTCTATCATCGCCCGCATGAACCGACGACCCGAGCGCCGACCGTCTGCCCCATCCCTTCGCCGTCTGTCGCGCGACGGCTGCGCGATCGCCTGGCGTGAAGCCGGCCATCCGCGCGGCCATCCGGTCGTCGTGCTGCACGGTGGCCCCGGCAGCGGCAGCCGGCCCGCGATGCTGCGCCTGTTCGACCTGCAGCGGATGCGCGTCGTGCTCGTCGATCAGCGCGGCGCCGGCGCGTCGACGCCGCGCGGCGGCCTGCGTCACAACAACACGATGCGGCTGATCGACGACCTCGAGGCGCTTCGCGTGCGGCTCGGCATCGCGCGCTGGGGCGTCGTGGGCGGCTCGTGGGGCGCGGCGCTCGCGCTCGCCTATGCGGGACGGCATCCGGCCCAGGTGACGGGCGTCGTGCTGCGCGGCCTGTTCCTGACGTCGGCACGCGAACTGCGCGCGTTCTTCGTCGGCTCGCGCGCACGGGCACCGCGCGCGTGGCGGCAACTGGCCGCGGCGGCCGGCACATCGCGCGCCGATCGCCTGCTCGCCGCCTGCGCGCGCGGGCTGCGGCCAGGCGTCGATGCCGGTCGACGCCGCGCGATCGCGCGCGCGTGGAGCGCGTACGAAGATGCGCTGCTCGCCGGCGCGCCCGCGCGTCGCATGCGCACGACGCCGCGCGCGCTCGACCGCCTCGCCGACAAATATCGGATCCAGGCGCACTATCTGCAGCGCCGCTGCTGGCTCGGCGAGCGCCGGCTGCTGTCGCTCGCGCGTCGCGCCGCGCACGCCGGCGTACCGCTGCATGCGGTACACGGCACGCGCGACGCAGTCTGCCCGGTCGACAACGTCGCGCGCCTCGCGCGTGCGGTGCCGACAGCGACCGTCGAACGCGTGCCGGCCGGTCATCTCGCCAGCGATGCCGCGCTCGCGCGCCGTCTCGCGGGCGCGATCCGCACGCTGTTCGGCGATGCGTAACGACCGCGCGGCGCGCGCTCAGTCCCACGCATAGCGCATGCCGACCCACGCGCCACGCGGCGCGCCCGGCCCGACGAAGGTCTCGTCGACCGCAGCGGCGCCGTCGAACGTATGGTTCGGACCGTTGAAGAAATTCCGGCCGAGCATCCCGAAGCTCGCATAGCGCTTGTCGAGCAGGTTCGTGATCGACGCGAACAGCTGCAGATGTTTCGTCGCCTGCCACGTCGTGTCGACGTCGATCAGCAGGTAACCCGGCAGCTTGCCGCCCGCGTCGCGGTTGTTTTCGTCGCCGCGCGCGAACACGCCGCTGCGGTACGTGAGATTCGTGCCGAGGCTCCACGTCGGCGTCGCGGCATAGTCGAGCCGCAGCTTCGCGGTGCTTGCCGGAATGCCCGGGATGCGGTCGCCCGATCGCACGACGATGTTGCCGCGTGCATCGGCGCTCGAGTTGCTCGCGCTGTGCTCGGTCCACGTCGAGCGGTACGACGCGTCGACATAGCTGTAGCCGATGCCGATCCCGACCGGCCCGACGTGCGTATGCGCGGCGAGCTCGATCCCTTGCCGGCGCGTCTTGCCGACGTTCTGGAAATAGCCGAGCGTGCCCGCGCCGCCGTTGCTGCTGACGAACTGGATGTCGTCGTCGAGCGTCGTGCGGTAGAGCGCCGCGCTCCACGTCGTCGCCGCACCGACGCGCCCGCGCGCGCCGAACTCGACCGTCTTCGCGATCACCGGCTTCAGCGGCGGATCGGCGAGAAAGTCGTTCGGCAGCGAGCACGGCGCGGCCGGGTCGGCGCACGCGAGTTCGATCGCGGTCGGCGAGCGCATGCCTTCGTTGTAGGTCGCGTACGCGGTCAGGCCCGGCGCCGGATTCCAGGTGATGCCGATCGCCGGATTGAAGCGCGAGAACGTATGGCGGGCAGTAAGCAGCGGCTGCAGCCCGCTGATGTCCTCGATCGCCGCGCGCGCCCAGTCGTAGCGGCCGGCCAGTGTCATCGACCATTGCGGCGTGAGCTGCAGCGTATCGTCGAAATAGAAGCCGTAGTTCGCGTTGCGCGTCTTCGCGCGCGTCGTCTGCTGGAATTCGCCGATGCCGATCGCCGCGCGAGAATCGGTAAACGCCGCAGGTTGCGACGCCTGCTCGAAATGCGCGTTCGCCAGATCCGCGGATGCGCCGACGACGAGCTGGTTGTCGAAGCCGGCCGGCTTACCGAGCAACGTGAGCTGCAGGCTCGCGCCGTAGCGCTCGGTCGCGATCGTCGAGCGGTCGTTGGACGCCGGCGCGCCGTCGGCGGCGTCATCGTCGCCGGCGCGGCCGGCGTCTTCGTTCACGTTGCTGCTGACGTTCGTGTTCCGATACCGCCGGTAGTACAGGTTGCCGCTCAGCTGCACGCGATCGCCGAACGCATGATCGCCGGACAGCGTCAGATAGCCGGCGCGATTGCGGTTCAGGTCCGGATAGGTATAGGCCTGCCGCGGATTGTCGAGGAACGAGCGCGGAATCGTCTGCGTGCCGTGCAGCGTATTGTCCGCGCCGCCGGCGGATAGCGACAGCGTCGTATCCGCATCGGTATAGCGAAGCTTGCCGAAGATTTGCCGCACGCGGCTCGCATTGTGGTCGGCCCAGCCGTTGTCGTTCGCCACGTTCGCGTTCAGGTAGTAGTCGACACGATCGCCGACACGGCCGCCCTGCTCGAACTGCACCGTCTTGCGCCCCCACGAGCCCGCGCCGACCTCCACTGCACCGCCCGCACTCGTGCTGCCGTTCTTCGTCGTGATCGCCAGCGCGCCGCCGAGCGTGTTGAGCCCGTAGGTCGGGTTCGAGCCGGGAATCAGCTGAAGCGTGTCGATCGCGGACGGCGGCAGGATGTCCCAATTCACGACGTCGCCGAACGATTCGTTGATGCGCACGCCGTCGACGAACACCGACAGGCCCTGCGGCGTGCCGACGACCGGCGACGCGGTAAAGCCGCGGTAGTTGATGTCCGGCTGGTAAGGGTTGCCCTGCGCCTCCGCGATGTCGACGCTCGTCGCGTTCTTGTCGAGATAGTCGGTCAGCGTGCTGCGATGCTGGCGGTCGAGTTCGGCACTGCGCACGGTCTGCACGTTCGACGGCACGCGCGACAGCGGCGTGCCGATCCCGAGCAGCGGCGTGGTGCCGACGACGACGATCGGGGCAAGCGTCGTCGCGTCGGGACTATCGTCCGGTGCGGCATGCGCGGGCCATGCGATCAGCAGCCCGCCGACCGCGCCGCCGCAGCACAGCCCGATGCGCGCGCGGCATGCCGCGACGCGCCGCTTCGGCGGTGCGGTCTCTTTCATCGTGTCTCCTCCGCTGTCCTTGTCGGTCTCGCGATGCATCTCGCGTGCGTGCCGCGGTGCATGCTGCGCGACGAATCGCCGGTACTGCCGATGGCAAGAAGCATGCCGATGAGCGCGAATCGCGATGTGCGCGGTGTGCTTCCATGTGCCGCCGCGACACCGTGCGGCACACGCACCATCTTCGTATCGACGGGTGTTGCGCTTCGGTCGGCGCTGTCGTCGGTGGGCCGACCGCGATTGGCGATGCGCACCGCGCGATGCGCGGGCGACGCATGCAATGACGCAATGTCGGTCGATCGACGCACGCCGCCCACATCGCCACATCGCCACGCCAACCGGCACCTGCGTGCCGTCCGCACTGTCATGTTTCGCAACAGTGCGCACACCCAGCTGTTCCCGAACGCAACAGATGCGCGCCGCGGCCGACCATGCCGCGCATTGCCGGCGCCGCCTTCGATTCGCGCGCCGACCCTTGCCGCACAAGGCCGCCGGCGCAATGGCATGCGATTTGCGTGACCGAGGTCGCACTGGATCCGGAACCCGTCCATGCCGGCCCGGCGATCGGTTTGCCGCGGTGCGACCACAATGACTCAGGAGACAACCATGAAGAAACTCTCGGCTTCGACGAGCCGACTGGCAACGATCGGCATCGCGGCGGCAGCCGCCATCGCCTTGAATCCCGGCCTCGTGGACGCCGCGGCCGACTATCCGGCCGTCACGTATCAGCGCCTGACGAATGCGCAGCACGATCCGGGCTGGCTGACCTACTACCGCACGTACAACGGCCAGGCGCACTCGCCGCTCAAGCAGATCGATGCGTCGAACGTCGGCCGGCTCACGCAGGCCTGGAGCTACAAGTTTCCGGCCGAACTGAAGCAGGGTTTCGAAGCGACGCCGATCGTCAATGGCCGCTATCTGTTCGTGACGACGCCGAAGGACAACGTCTACGCGTTCGACGCGGCGACCGGCGCGCAGCTCTGGAAATACGAGCCGAAGCTCGGTGCGGAGTCGTTCAAGACCGCGTGCTGCGACG
It encodes the following:
- a CDS encoding sugar ABC transporter ATP-binding protein; amino-acid sequence: MTNSPVVEMTGIDKAFPGVRALQQVNFRLFPGEIHALMGQNGAGKSTLINVLTGVHAHDAGEIRVGGAPVRFAAPREAEAAGIQTLYQEVNLCANLSVAENIFAGRQPMRRGAIDWKTIHARARAALAELDLSLDVTRSLDAYPIAVQQMVAIARAVSVEARVLILDEPTSSLDDGEVARLFDVLRRLKASGIAILFVTHFLEQTYAISDRITVMRNGEREGEYLARDLPVDALVAKMTGRERLSDALQARAVEAARGGASAPFLSMQQVGRRGMISALDLDVRPGEIVGLAGLLGSGRTETAQLAFAAERADTGAIEIDGARARLASPHDAVRHGIAYCPEDRKKEGIVAALSIRENIVLALQARRGWWRLIGRARQRELADAYIERLGIKARDAEQPIGLLSGGNQQKVLLARWLATDPKLLILDEPTRGIDVAAKFDIMERVLGLCAKGLAILFISSEIGEVVRVSHRIAVLRDRRKVAEVSGADASEEQIYRLIAGGQS
- a CDS encoding ABC transporter substrate-binding protein encodes the protein MTIIRKLAAGALVAATAMLASGAYAQQKPITLGFSQVGAESAWRTANTVSVKSAAKEAGINLKFSDAQQKQENQIRAIRSFIAQKVDVIAFSPVVESGWEPVLTEAKAAHIPVILTDRAVDVKDPSLYVTMIGSDFLEEGRRAGHWLEERYKNDAGPINIVELQGTVGSAPANDRRAGLLEVIKNNPKFKVIASQSGDFTLAGGKQVMEAFAKTYGKQINVVYAHNDDMALGAIQAMEEAGMKPGKDVSVVSFDATKGGFQAMIAGKINVDVECSPLLGPQLMTAVKDVVAGKQLPKRIVTNETVFPMNVAAQVLPTRKY
- a CDS encoding DNA topoisomerase IB; translated protein: MKPRAPRSAAGDGMRMSDARAAATLRHVDDRQPGYTRRRVRNGFAYYTQDGERIRDPDEIARINALAIPPAYTDVWICADPRGHLQATGRDARGRKQYRYHPQWRATRDANKYARMAAFALALPRIRARVARDLARPGMPREKVVATIVRLLDTTLARIGNAEYARENESYGLTTLRKRHLKIESGQVRLRFVGKSGVEHDVTVDDPRVARIVRRCAELPGHELFQYVDDDGERHSIGSADVNDYLREVAGAEFTAKDYRTWAGSVQALALLRRAPHGGVTEARKQIVETVRAVADMLHNTPAVCRRCYIHPDVLEMYESGRLDTLVIRRAPRGLRADEAAFAALVAGAARRAAKTARS
- the pqqE gene encoding pyrroloquinoline quinone biosynthesis protein PqqE; amino-acid sequence: MTRDPNRPSPSPSPPLWLLAELTYRCPLHCAFCYNPVDFATHGAELDTDTWRTVIADARALGAAQLGFSGGEPLQRDDLETLVEHARALGFYTNLITSGIGLTAARIERLKAAGLDHIQLSLQDSTRELNDFLTSTRTFELKRSVARLIKSHGYPMVLNCVLHRYNLPHVDRIIEMALDLGADFLELANTQYYGWAMLNRDQLMPTAEQLRDAEETVNRYRKLVGERCKILFVVPDYFEQRPKACMNGWGSVFLGVAPDGTALPCHAARALPGLALPNVRERSLKEIWYDSEAFNAFRGDGWMREPCRSCDERHVDHGGCRCQAYLLAGDPAEADPVCAKSAHHGRVEHAVRLARRATPRDEQPLVFRSVANSIARSRG
- the pqqD gene encoding pyrroloquinoline quinone biosynthesis peptide chaperone PqqD, which codes for MNSVDVSGVPLRPTLRGMYRLQWEAAQDAYVLLYPEGMVKLNPSAGEILARCDGTRELDEIIGELERLFSTSDLASDVYRFLDHARLRGWLD
- the pqqC gene encoding pyrroloquinoline-quinone synthase PqqC; this encodes MNAPISAAALHASPWSADEFEARLRALESRYHIHHPFNRRLNTGACTPAQIRGWVANRFYYQISIPLKDAAILSNCPDRDTRRLWVQRILDHDGHGDDAGGIEAWVRLGEAVGLDRASLWSLEHVLPGVRFAVDAYVNFARRATWQEAVCSSLTEMFAPQIHLDRLAGWPSHYPWIDADGLQYFRSRVPLAQRDVEHGLAVTLAHFTTAAAQRRALEILTFKLDVLWSILDAIEKAYCA